The window ATGTTGAATTTACCAACCAATCATTTACAAATGTGTACTGTAAACTTTATTTTTTTCTACATAGGCCCTCCTAAACTATCTTCCCCAAtatgtttttttctgttctcGAACTTGGCTCAAAATAATGACTTTTCATATAATATTTGTTTGGCAAAAGACTAATTCGTTTTCAACTAATCCAAAGAGGAAACTAGCACCCTAtttttgcctttgttaaagaTGGCATCGACCTATCATTGAGTCATGAGCACATCGAGACACTCTAATGCGCAAGACCGGACAAGCCGGTAGTTTACGGCGCTGACCAAAACTCGGTTTTGAGATTCAATGCCACTGACCACTTGCCAAAGAAACTAACGTGACGCCATCTACAGTTTTGATGCTTGGTCTACTTAATAGCCTGGTTAAAGCTTTTAAATTATTGCATCTTTTTGAATCCTTTAATATTGATTGTTAGTCTGTCTGAGATAGGCTACTACTTAGCTTTTCATTTTTAAAGAAGTCATTATGCCTTGCTTCTGGTGCCCCTGACAATGTCAATGCTTTGTACTCTTTATTCTGATAAATTTAAATTTAAATAAATCACCGCCACCATTCAAGTTCTGACATATTTCAGACTATGCTCTTATTCTGACAACTGGAAATGCATGGCACATTTTGACGAAACAATAAACGGCGTACTTCTCCCGGAAATAGAAAATAGTACCGAAAAAATGGCGACTCTGTCAGTATGCCAGCCCCAGTTCGGAGGTTTCAGTTTCGAAAATTGCAAGAGGTAAGAGATAGATGGGAATTAAAATGGATGTGTCTCCATTCGGTTCAACATGTATTTATAGCGGAACTTAAAGGTTCCACAAAAGTTGTATTAGCTTTGcgatgtatttgattgttgttcATCGTTGGGCCTGCTTGAATGACTCAGGCATTTCCATGGCATGAGTGTGAGTGCAAACTTAAGCCCATTGTTAAATGAAttacaaaatgtattttaaattgAGAAACAGGTAAAGTCAAGGTAACCAAAATTTTATATTTGTTATTCTGGAAAGAATATTGCAAAGTAACAGCCAATCTGAGCAATACAACTGTAGCATAGCTGCTTTCTAGAGCTAACGGGTCTAATGCGTTTATAACGTGAGCAGTAACTTGAACTAGTTATAGCTAGAGCTAGTCTAACTGTTTTTCATTTGAGCTTAACTAGTCTCAGTAAGATAGGGACTAGAGACACAGGTTATTTGAATTAaagtgaaaataaaaaaataaaaatcatttcacAATTTGAGGCAGCTCTACAGTTAATTATCATCGAATAGCCTATCATTAGCTCTACCTCCCTGCGTCTGGACTTGTACTAGTAGCGTTAAGTCATTACCGGCAACCTGTACAGTAGCTAGTTTGACGATAGTGGcaatattttgttttaaattattattattattcagatTCATAACCAGCGACACTGGTAACACTGAATAAAAATAAATCGTGCGCTGGCTGTGCAACAAATTTCCCCTTTGGCATAATGGGTTAAAGAACCATACCTTAATTGGCTGAACTGGACGTCACTAACATTGCGTTTATTTTGTTAactatgtcgctttggataaaagcatcaactcaattaataaaatgtcaaatattTTTCAGAAATGCTGTTTTGGAGGCTGAGATGACCAAATTAGGATCTAGCACACCAGCGGCCCGCAAAACAGGAACTACCATCTGTGGTATTGTGTTTAAGGTAAAATACTGTTGAAACACTACATCAAGAATATTATTAATTTTATAGCATGCGGTTCCTTTTATGTATTTGTACAACTTTCTTGACGTATCTTTTCACATGGTTTTGTTCCAATTTTGTGGAATTGATAACCCAAGTGTCTGAACTTATGGACCTATAATTTTTGTCCAAACCATTTCCTTAAACCAGTCACCATTCTGTTCTCTCTTCAGGATGGGGTTGTTCTGGGAGCGGACACCAGAGCCACAGAGGGCATGATTGTGGCAGATAAGAACTGTTCCAAGATCCACTACATTTCCCCCAACATCTAGTACGTTTAAACATAGTTGAGCTTGAACCTTTCTGTTAAAATGTAACTGTATAGACATAGGTGGGAACATAATTGTGTGTACACGCCCTTTACTCACTGTGTACAGTTGCTGTGGTGCTGGTACAGCCGCCGACACTGAGATGACCACCCAGATCATCTCCTCCAACCTTGAGCTGCACTCCCTGTCCACGGCCAGGCTGCCTCGTGTGGCCACGGCCAACCGCATGCTCAAGCAAATGCTCTTTAGGTGAGTTTGCCGTACTCGGCAATAATTAAATCAAAATATTAGGACACCTAGAATGGCAATCCCTAATTGAGATTGCATCTCATACATGCTGTTAACTCATGAATTTCAACTCCCATATTGTTAAGATGTCTGTTAGTTTTTCTCAAATATACCTAGTTCATCTAGTGTATAGTGGTATACAGTATAATgcaggggtctccaaccctgttcctggagagctaccatCCAGAGTGTCACTTCAACCTCAattcagcacacctgattctactAATTAGCTGGATGATGAGCTGAATGAGGCTACATTATTTGCAGTTGAAGTGAAAACCTACAGGATGGTAGCTCTCCAGGACCGGAGTTGGAGACCCCTGGTAATGCAACGTTGCCCCCAACTCAAGATCAATTAAATTACGGTATGGACTGTTTCTTATGTCCTCATGTAAGAGGCCATAAGATTGGTCAGTAATCATTCTATAAAATGACGAAAAGACTTAGCGATATGCTAAAATAACAGCCTGACATATGTAAAAGAAAGGTGTCCTACTGGCCTAGCCGGTGTGATGGAACAAGTCAAGATTGAGATTTGAACGCAGTTTGAGTCCTAAATAGAGGAAAATCCAGGCATAGTAGCAACTTCTTTGAACATCATGCAGGTCATCGTGGGTTCATCTAATTCATCCAAGAGGAAGTATGCTCTTTGTTGGAATCAAATAGCAGAGTTAGttttggaagagggaaactcAGGGACTTCAACGTTGCTAGCTATTTGAAAAATGTCCTTCATAATGTAGAGCCTGAATACAACGGGCTTCTAGCACCCGCAATTACTGCATTTCGTTTCTGAAAGTGTTTCATGTAAGCTGTCTAGATGTTTCGCTGGGCAGTATTGGTGTAGTTCCCATTACAAGTTGTGTAATTTGTGTAGGCTATCACTTACAAAACCATAGCATTGTTAAGTTCAGGAAACGTAATTGAATCAATACCCATATTATAATTCTCAACAAAGACATCTTCTTGATAAAAATGAATCAAGACTGTCTCACTTAATGCAATTCAACTGCCCTGTGATAACTGTTAGCTTTTCCACAACTTTCCATTCAGATACCAGGGCTACATAGGTGCAGCCCTGGTTCTGGGTGGAGTAGACTGCAATGGCCCTCACCTCTACAGCATATACCCCCACGGCTCCACCGATAAGCTTCCCTACGTCACCATGGGTGAGTTACACAACACGTTTGTCTTGTTTGTATGAAGTCAAATGTTCAGTACTGCTGCCGTCACTAGAGAATAATCTGTGTCACACCAGTTCCTTTTACTACTTATATCACCACAATATGtatttgaataaaataaaaatgaaaagcTGTCCCAAATTAAATATTTCACGCTTCTGCCAAAATTGCAGTGGGGAAGATAAATGGAAAGATGTTTTAAGAACTGGGCCTAGCACTTCAGACAAGGCAAAGCTGTTTGAGATTCCCAAACACTGCTCCAATCACACCGTGGTTCTGAAATGGCTTGAGAGATCCATAGAGATCCTTCAGGAGCTTGGTCTCTGAGCCTGCTGGTATCTAGGATACCAATACTTCCTGAATTGACTGGATGGAATTACCACTTAATTTCTCCTTCATGCAgctttttaataataataaaatgttaGTTCATTTGGCAGACCCTTTTCTCTACAACGATTTGCAGGAGTTTGAACCTGCTGTCAAATTCTGTACCAGTGAGCTATACCCAGTGTTAcactgttttcagagatcagtGTTGGTTGCATGTCGTGTCCCATCCCTTGACTGTTGGACTTTCTCTATCGTCTAGGCTCTGGGTCTCTGGCCGCCATGGCCGTGTTTGAGGACCGCTACAAGCCTGATATGGAGGTGAGTTTGACCTGCTGCACACACCATCTCAACATTTAGATGGATTAAAGATGGAAGAGAAAGTTAGTGTCTTGATGACAGAACTTTTAAAGCCCCTTCTCTAAACAAGACCAGTCTCATACTTAACTCTGTTAACCATAAAGATCTTGAATTAAGAACCTTCTTGAGACTTTTTTGGGGACTACAATACCCTTATGGACCACCATTAAACTGTTCTGTACCAAGCATCTATAAACTGTTTATATTTCTGTATCCCACTCCTCCTCACAAATGTACATGCTAAAACTCTGAATCCCACAAAGACGCTATAAAGCATTATAAAGTGCTATCAAAGCCTTTTCCCGCTCGCTCTTTCTAATACAATATTAGAAATTTGCAGAGGTTGTTTTgtgttcactcagccatgtacACCTGCAGGTAAGGTGCCCAATTAGTGATAGGCTAGATCACAGAATGATTTAGAGCTCGAAAAAGACGAAAAAAGCAGTTTCCATCGATAGCCAGCAGTTTCTATAGATAGCCAACAGGGGGAGCCCTTGGTGGTCAAATGGTAATGtagtctgtctctctaacactgTTGATCTTGgcacaggcatgtgtgtgtgactgactggaTAGGGGCCCATTCATGCAGAAACTGCTGCAAGACAGCATTTTGTATTAATCCAGATAAATCTTTTTGTTGAAATGTGGTTGGTGGAGATGATGACCACAAGTGTCTCCTGTCGTCCTTCCCAGGAGGACGATGCCAAGCGGCTGGTCCGGGACGCCATTGCAGCAGGTATCTTCAACGACTTGGGCTCTGGTAGCAACATTGACCTGTGCGTCATCACCAAGGGCAAGGTGGACTACATCAGGCCTCACGACCAGGCCAACCTGAAGGGTGTCAGGTAAGACTCACTGATCGACTGGTCCTCTTTGGATCCATGAGTGCTACTGTAGACACAATTTTTGTGGTTTCAATTTGGTTCCCCTGGTTTACTCCAAgtccccattcccccccccccccccatcggtACATATTATTCCTATAACATTTTTGGCTCAGTTTTTGGACCCAAATTGTACATTAATGTTGCCTCACACAAGTCCCCTCTGACTACAGCACTAATAGTTTCCACTTGTCTTAGCAGGGTTCTTATCAACAGTGCTCAATACCCTGTACTGTACTTGTACTAAATCAATTTTACGCATGTGAATTGTAAACCCACAAACACTTTTAAGGCAGTAAAGCCACAGGCATGTGCTTGATTAGAAGTTGGCCTCAAATCCCAGTGCACTCGAGTTGATAAATAACAGCATTGCAACATCTAATAGCTGTCTACTCATCTTTAAATGCCAGGACAAGTATTCATTAAATTAACACTTATACCTTTGGCCTGTTTTGTTTAGACTAGATGAGCTTGATGCCTTGTTGGAGTAAGTAAACCTGGGTGTGTGTTGAAAGAAGTAGATTACCTATTAGTTTTCCTTACCCCACCTGTACTCAGGTGAACGCTAACCCACTGACCCTGGGAATGCATTGTGGCCCTCTTGCCCAACATTCCCTGTGTTGTATTTCACACATAACAACTAATTTGCATGGTTTGTACTGATTCTCTCAAGGaattatgtaaaaaaataaaaaataaaaaaatccttTTTACTTCCATCAGAACTGGTAACTACAAGTACAAGAGAGGAACAACTGGAGTTCTGACAAAGTCTGTGATCCCCCTGGACCTGGTGGAAGAGACTGTACAGACTATGGACACTTCTTAAAGCACTAATTCGTTCTCCTGTGG of the Osmerus eperlanus chromosome 14, fOsmEpe2.1, whole genome shotgun sequence genome contains:
- the psmb7 gene encoding proteasome subunit beta type-7, which produces MAHFDETINGVLLPEIENSTEKMATLSVCQPQFGGFSFENCKRNAVLEAEMTKLGSSTPAARKTGTTICGIVFKDGVVLGADTRATEGMIVADKNCSKIHYISPNIYCCGAGTAADTEMTTQIISSNLELHSLSTARLPRVATANRMLKQMLFRYQGYIGAALVLGGVDCNGPHLYSIYPHGSTDKLPYVTMGSGSLAAMAVFEDRYKPDMEEDDAKRLVRDAIAAGIFNDLGSGSNIDLCVITKGKVDYIRPHDQANLKGVRTGNYKYKRGTTGVLTKSVIPLDLVEETVQTMDTS